Proteins co-encoded in one Hymenobacter sp. GOD-10R genomic window:
- a CDS encoding recombinase family protein encodes MPYVAYYRVSTLQQGRSGLGLAAQQQMVRSFVREDAVLGEYVEVESGKTAERPQLRQALQLAKARGAVLVIAKLDRLSRNVAFIASLMESGVEFVACDQPQANKFTVHIFAALAEQERDLISERTRRALQVLKKQGKQLGSPQNLTLEAQVEGLATRQRNARQHEGNRQATALILARLAQGHSYNQIALELEELGFRTRRGCTFTHKQVQRLAQRAAQA; translated from the coding sequence ATGCCCTATGTTGCCTACTACCGTGTGAGTACCCTCCAGCAAGGTCGTAGTGGCTTAGGCCTAGCGGCTCAGCAGCAGATGGTGCGTAGCTTCGTAAGGGAAGACGCCGTGTTGGGGGAGTACGTGGAAGTAGAGAGTGGTAAGACTGCGGAGCGGCCGCAGCTGCGTCAGGCGCTGCAGCTGGCCAAAGCCCGGGGAGCGGTGCTGGTGATTGCCAAGCTCGACCGGCTCTCGCGCAACGTGGCCTTTATCGCTTCGCTTATGGAGTCGGGGGTGGAGTTTGTTGCTTGTGATCAGCCCCAGGCCAACAAGTTTACCGTGCACATTTTTGCCGCGCTCGCGGAGCAGGAGCGCGATCTGATCAGCGAACGTACGCGCCGCGCGCTACAGGTGCTCAAAAAGCAGGGCAAGCAATTAGGCTCGCCGCAGAACCTTACATTGGAAGCACAGGTGGAGGGGCTGGCCACGCGGCAGCGCAATGCCCGTCAACACGAGGGCAATCGCCAGGCGACAGCCTTGATCTTGGCGCGGCTGGCACAGGGGCATAGTTATAACCAGATTGCGCTGGAGCTAGAGGAGTTGGGCTTCCGCACGCGGCGAGGTTGCACCTTCACCCACAAACAGGTGCAACGCCTGGCCCAACGAGCTGCCCAGGCTTAA